A window of Microcystis aeruginosa FD4 contains these coding sequences:
- a CDS encoding DUF29 domain-containing protein, which produces MMTALYEEDFVLWTEKTAELLKRKEFDRVDWENLIEEVECMGKSERQAITSLLTVLIEHLLKLSYWESEKERNARHWIVEIAAFRAQLEQKIDSATLVNHARDSWEKAYVTARKSLINARIVDKNAIPPESIFTLEQVLDGDWFPIDIEPFLETPP; this is translated from the coding sequence ATGATGACCGCTCTCTACGAGGAAGATTTTGTTCTCTGGACAGAAAAAACCGCCGAACTGTTAAAGCGAAAAGAGTTTGACAGGGTGGACTGGGAAAACCTGATCGAGGAAGTGGAGTGCATGGGAAAAAGCGAGAGACAGGCAATAACGAGTTTATTAACCGTTTTAATCGAACACTTGCTCAAACTATCCTATTGGGAATCGGAAAAAGAACGGAATGCCCGTCACTGGATAGTGGAGATCGCGGCTTTCCGAGCGCAATTAGAACAAAAAATAGATAGTGCCACCCTCGTCAACCATGCCCGCGATTCTTGGGAGAAAGCCTATGTAACCGCCAGAAAATCCCTGATTAACGCCAGGATAGTCGATAAAAATGCGATTCCCCCAGAGTCTATATTCACTCTCGAACAGGTATTAGACGGGGATTGGTTCCCGATCGATATCGAACCTTTTCTGGAAACCCCTCCATAA